The following proteins come from a genomic window of Tissierellales bacterium:
- a CDS encoding CD1871A family CXXC motif-containing protein, whose amino-acid sequence MKFKVRTTIFFAAILFIVIGITREEHLVVMKKAVNICLECIGIG is encoded by the coding sequence ATGAAATTTAAAGTAAGAACTACGATTTTTTTTGCTGCGATTCTTTTTATAGTAATTGGAATAACTCGAGAGGAGCACTTAGTAGTAATGAAAAAAGCTGTAAATATTTGTCTTGAGTGCATAGGTATTGGATAA